A window of Flavobacterium flavigenum contains these coding sequences:
- a CDS encoding DUF5123 domain-containing protein, with translation MKNSKRAIYILSFFSMILLGGMLNSCQQDEFAYAKVGDLFQPKFVLTAPVVKSNSIAVVWYKVNDAVSYTVELHLDNYYSSLFKSYTITDTQILMDDIPYKTQFYIRVRANSENAKFNSQWAYTNALTEDRPAYAQILKPVEKVNITETEVTATWIIDAANPVDSISVAPAQSKEIPAIGRKLTDAEKASGQAKIEGLEKSTAYNVNVYDNNKPRIYDRPYNQVSFRSAGPSPGQILVMKGDDLDALLRNNNTDATIPEGTEYFLEAGSLFKITPFTISKGFKLTGGTQGAQPQIEMNGNWNITEGSFLTSLAFENIRFYQTIDASYFFNSGTSWTIGEVTFYNCEFNNFKRGFWRHQGSGKYKEVGNFEMTYCTLDEVGGHSGTYGTFVLGSAGADNFKRAVFNNCTFMRDYYGTTNNTYNFKNLFDYGTSTYPIYLEYSNVTIYDYAYNRSLINIPAAVGSTLVFKNVLLASASGKLIQAIAAGSTTSFSNNYTTTNYLLGPAAIQGTALGISAQDLFVNPKAGDLTIKDVNSPIVINKVGDLRWLP, from the coding sequence ATGAAAAATTCAAAAAGAGCAATTTATATTTTATCATTCTTCAGTATGATCTTGCTCGGAGGAATGTTAAACTCTTGCCAGCAAGACGAATTTGCTTATGCAAAGGTTGGAGATTTGTTTCAGCCCAAGTTTGTGCTTACCGCACCTGTGGTTAAAAGTAATTCTATTGCCGTAGTATGGTACAAGGTAAACGATGCTGTTTCCTATACGGTAGAATTACACTTAGACAATTACTATTCCAGTTTGTTCAAATCGTATACGATTACAGATACACAAATTTTGATGGACGATATTCCGTATAAAACGCAATTTTATATTAGGGTTCGTGCGAATAGCGAAAATGCTAAATTCAATTCTCAATGGGCTTACACAAATGCATTGACAGAAGATCGTCCGGCGTATGCCCAAATATTAAAACCTGTTGAGAAGGTAAATATTACTGAAACCGAAGTAACCGCAACCTGGATAATCGATGCGGCTAATCCGGTAGATAGTATTTCTGTCGCACCGGCACAGTCTAAGGAAATTCCGGCGATCGGACGCAAGCTGACAGATGCAGAAAAAGCAAGTGGACAAGCTAAAATTGAAGGCCTGGAAAAAAGTACAGCCTACAATGTAAATGTATATGACAATAATAAGCCGCGTATTTATGACAGACCATACAATCAGGTAAGTTTTCGTTCTGCAGGACCATCACCAGGGCAAATTTTGGTTATGAAAGGGGATGATTTAGATGCATTGTTAAGAAATAACAATACTGATGCTACAATTCCGGAAGGAACAGAATATTTCCTCGAAGCAGGTTCATTATTTAAGATTACACCATTTACTATTTCAAAAGGTTTTAAACTGACTGGTGGTACACAGGGGGCACAGCCTCAAATTGAAATGAACGGAAACTGGAATATTACTGAGGGATCCTTTTTGACCTCATTAGCCTTTGAAAACATTCGTTTTTATCAGACCATTGATGCAAGCTATTTCTTTAACAGCGGAACTTCATGGACAATTGGAGAAGTTACTTTCTACAATTGTGAGTTTAATAATTTTAAACGTGGTTTCTGGAGACATCAGGGAAGTGGAAAGTATAAAGAAGTAGGGAACTTTGAGATGACCTATTGTACTTTGGATGAAGTTGGTGGTCATTCGGGAACCTATGGAACCTTTGTTCTTGGTTCAGCAGGAGCAGACAATTTCAAAAGAGCAGTTTTTAATAATTGTACTTTTATGAGAGATTATTATGGGACAACCAATAATACCTACAACTTTAAAAACTTGTTTGATTATGGTACATCTACTTATCCAATTTATCTAGAATACAGTAATGTAACGATTTATGATTATGCTTATAACCGTTCCTTGATTAATATCCCGGCAGCCGTAGGGTCTACATTAGTTTTCAAGAATGTATTATTAGCTTCTGCTAGTGGTAAACTAATTCAGGCAATTGCTGCAGGCAGTACAACTTCTTTCAGTAATAACTATACCACTACAAATTATCTGCTGGGACCTGCAGCTATTCAGGGCACCGCATTAGGAATAAGTGCACAAGACTTGTTCGTAAATCCAAAAGCAGGAGATTTAACAATTAAAGATGTAAACTCTCCAATTGTTATAAATAAAGTAGGCGATCTTAGATGGCTTCCTTAA
- a CDS encoding hybrid sensor histidine kinase/response regulator transcription factor has product MLKRNILLIFYYLICTLCTAQPSGILTHFSNDLKLSQSRILGIQQDEKGFIWLGTFNGLIRYDGNTFQNFRVEKNSSLDLMSNRVSKFKFDKNGQIWIQSEKNDIYYFDTHQLRFHSPIEKKAGKSSNTAFTKFKVMPSGKVWIFPEDKNHLILFQNNKQTRQIAFDPSKYCGVIGDVFEDTSGTTWFLTDAGICRLNKAGTAPEYFFSNMSGHSGKSYSFNSVLETKEDVWFGGGKGKFTRYTKKTNTFFDFEVDINEDIALIKLVDNSKVLILTNGQSFYYYDIKTGKLDVYNSKTLSGFPDEKINYLGVTNSRQFWFETPNSGVYQFDLATRKLKYMQVDSSGPPVVGAEQKSFLLTSPDGTVWIQSHKGPFAYWDEKQNKLSSILRCIKESKETVSDVMHTATFDKLGNLWFCSFKQGLDLITFNNRNFSILNLESGNRQKHNVRSLMSDKNGNLWVASRAENIAIFNPQKKKIGMLGPDGVLSNGSTGWGADIYSMMEDTNGRIWIGTRGNGLFCLIPTGQSFKYQVSHYKYNEKDIYSINSNDIYKIFQASNGQIYVTTWGGGINLIRQSNNGFRFINYKNELKNYPIKNADKVRSIVENKEHELFFISSYKLFSFSAENKSPDKIYFKEFSQVSGNDILDVLITSDNRLALATNGKGLILADLDKKGQLKVKPIWNKNMAFPLEGVVALQEDKLGKIWLMSDNQVVRFDPKKNSAETFPELKSIIGTEIFSEATRCRLASGEIVVGYSDGALYFRPEAIKPFQFKPYLAISGFSVNDKQLHEINPESPENPDLLKEVTLQHDQNFFRVQISALDYIKNENIVYRYKLEGVDKQWNYLKGGQSINYTNLDRGKFTLIVSSTNGHNLWADNERRIEITIRPSIWGTHFAYFCYLLLAVGLFLVVNRAVLTILKLRNDVELQKQMGELKLKFFTDISHEIRTPLTMITAPLEIMLSDDEIKKSAKDQLRIIEKNSNKLLNLVNQILDLRRIQDRKLVVSEVNLADFTTKVCENFSEMSLQRNIELKINSSAAKSNVWADPDSLDKILVNLLSNAFKYCHKGNTIQVEIEDTEKQVVLKVNDNGPGISPILQKRLFIRFSNYNENPYNPSTGIGLSIVKDLADKHGATILVESTPGKGSSFQICFLKGYKHFTEDVDILFEEDEAELVNDVRFEAEPDLMVYEEVEKELPVGLVVEDDPELRGFIVSVLEKDYTIYVAENGIEGNSKAAELSPDFIISDIMMPHMDGIEMLKLIRNNFATSHIPVILLSAKTAIESKLEGMEYGADDYITKPFNVSFLQARVKNVLKQRVRLQNLYSTGNMTEISEEEPLQISNKDHKFMFQVIKLVKENMSKSDFSVDELGRLMCMSRASFFNKLKSITGVSPVVFIRDMRLNEAAGLIKNEDLLIKEICFEVGFNDLKYFGKCFRAKFNHTPAEYRRQFR; this is encoded by the coding sequence AGATGAGAAGGGATTTATTTGGCTGGGAACATTCAACGGTTTGATTCGTTATGACGGAAATACTTTTCAAAACTTCAGGGTAGAAAAAAACTCATCATTAGACTTAATGTCAAATCGTGTATCTAAATTTAAGTTTGATAAAAATGGGCAAATCTGGATTCAGTCTGAAAAAAATGATATCTATTATTTTGATACACATCAATTAAGGTTTCATTCTCCAATTGAGAAAAAAGCTGGTAAATCTTCTAATACTGCTTTTACAAAGTTCAAAGTGATGCCATCTGGAAAAGTATGGATATTTCCGGAAGATAAAAATCACCTGATTCTTTTCCAAAATAATAAACAGACCCGACAAATTGCTTTTGATCCTTCAAAATATTGTGGTGTAATTGGAGATGTTTTTGAAGATACCTCAGGAACAACCTGGTTTTTGACGGATGCAGGAATTTGTCGTTTAAATAAAGCGGGAACTGCTCCGGAATATTTTTTTTCAAATATGTCTGGACATTCCGGAAAATCATATTCATTTAATTCAGTTCTGGAAACAAAAGAGGATGTATGGTTTGGAGGAGGAAAGGGTAAATTTACACGTTATACTAAAAAAACAAATACTTTCTTTGATTTTGAAGTGGATATAAATGAAGATATTGCCTTAATAAAACTTGTGGATAACAGCAAAGTGCTAATATTAACAAATGGGCAAAGTTTTTACTATTATGACATAAAGACCGGAAAACTGGATGTTTACAACAGCAAAACATTATCAGGTTTTCCTGATGAGAAAATCAATTACTTGGGAGTAACAAATTCACGCCAGTTTTGGTTCGAAACCCCAAATTCAGGTGTGTATCAATTTGATTTGGCTACCAGGAAGCTAAAATATATGCAGGTTGATTCAAGCGGTCCTCCTGTAGTTGGCGCAGAACAGAAAAGTTTTCTGCTTACTTCGCCAGACGGGACAGTTTGGATTCAGTCGCACAAAGGACCATTTGCTTATTGGGATGAAAAACAAAACAAATTGTCTTCTATATTGCGATGTATTAAAGAGTCGAAAGAGACAGTCTCTGATGTGATGCATACAGCTACTTTTGATAAACTGGGGAATTTGTGGTTCTGTTCATTCAAGCAGGGATTAGATCTGATAACGTTTAACAATCGTAATTTTTCAATATTAAATTTAGAATCGGGCAATCGTCAAAAGCATAACGTTCGAAGCCTGATGAGCGACAAAAATGGCAATCTTTGGGTAGCCAGCCGTGCTGAAAATATTGCCATATTCAATCCTCAAAAAAAGAAGATTGGAATGTTAGGGCCTGATGGCGTATTATCCAATGGAAGCACCGGATGGGGAGCAGATATTTACAGCATGATGGAGGATACCAATGGCAGGATATGGATTGGAACCCGAGGCAACGGATTGTTTTGCCTGATACCCACAGGGCAGTCTTTTAAATATCAGGTAAGCCATTATAAGTATAATGAGAAAGATATTTATAGCATTAATTCAAATGATATTTATAAAATATTTCAGGCATCAAATGGTCAAATATATGTAACTACATGGGGCGGAGGGATTAATCTGATCCGTCAATCAAATAATGGATTCCGTTTTATTAACTACAAGAACGAACTAAAAAATTATCCCATAAAAAATGCCGATAAAGTTCGCTCAATAGTTGAAAATAAGGAGCACGAATTATTTTTTATCTCTTCTTATAAATTGTTCTCTTTTTCTGCAGAAAACAAATCACCTGATAAAATATATTTTAAGGAGTTTTCACAGGTTTCGGGAAATGATATTTTGGATGTTCTGATAACCTCAGATAACCGATTAGCATTAGCTACGAATGGAAAAGGCTTAATTCTGGCCGATTTAGATAAAAAGGGGCAATTAAAAGTTAAGCCTATTTGGAACAAAAATATGGCGTTTCCTCTTGAAGGGGTTGTGGCATTGCAGGAAGACAAATTAGGCAAAATTTGGCTTATGAGCGACAATCAGGTAGTTCGGTTTGATCCTAAAAAAAATAGTGCTGAAACATTTCCTGAACTGAAATCGATTATTGGTACTGAAATATTTTCAGAAGCTACAAGGTGCCGACTTGCAAGTGGAGAAATTGTGGTTGGATATTCAGATGGAGCACTTTATTTCAGACCAGAGGCTATTAAACCATTTCAATTTAAGCCTTATTTGGCGATATCGGGATTTTCTGTCAATGATAAACAGTTACACGAAATAAATCCCGAAAGTCCCGAAAATCCGGATTTACTGAAAGAGGTTACGCTCCAGCATGACCAGAATTTTTTCAGGGTTCAAATTTCAGCCCTGGATTATATTAAAAATGAGAATATTGTATATCGCTACAAGCTGGAAGGAGTTGATAAACAATGGAATTACCTTAAGGGAGGGCAGTCGATTAACTACACCAATTTGGATCGTGGAAAATTCACCCTGATTGTGTCTTCTACAAATGGTCACAATTTATGGGCAGATAATGAGAGACGAATTGAAATTACTATCCGCCCTTCAATTTGGGGAACTCACTTCGCATATTTCTGTTATTTGTTATTGGCTGTAGGTTTATTTTTAGTGGTCAATCGCGCGGTCCTGACCATATTAAAACTGCGAAATGATGTGGAATTACAGAAACAAATGGGGGAATTAAAATTGAAATTCTTTACCGATATTTCACATGAAATCAGGACTCCTCTTACCATGATTACTGCGCCTTTAGAGATTATGCTTTCGGATGATGAAATAAAAAAATCAGCAAAAGACCAGCTTCGCATTATTGAAAAAAACAGTAATAAATTGTTGAATTTGGTTAATCAAATTTTAGATTTAAGAAGAATTCAGGACAGAAAGCTAGTTGTTAGTGAGGTAAACTTAGCTGATTTTACAACGAAAGTATGCGAAAATTTTAGTGAAATGAGCCTACAGCGCAATATAGAATTGAAAATAAATAGCAGTGCTGCAAAGTCAAATGTATGGGCTGACCCGGATAGTTTGGATAAAATTTTGGTCAACCTGCTTTCAAATGCATTTAAATATTGCCACAAAGGAAATACAATTCAGGTAGAAATAGAAGACACGGAGAAGCAGGTGGTTCTAAAGGTTAATGATAACGGGCCGGGTATCAGTCCGATCCTTCAGAAACGATTGTTTATACGTTTTTCAAACTACAACGAAAATCCATATAATCCAAGTACAGGAATTGGCCTTTCTATCGTAAAAGATTTGGCAGATAAGCACGGTGCAACTATTTTGGTTGAAAGTACACCCGGTAAAGGAAGCAGTTTTCAAATTTGTTTCTTAAAAGGCTACAAGCATTTTACTGAAGATGTGGATATTTTATTTGAAGAAGATGAAGCGGAATTAGTGAATGATGTAAGATTTGAAGCTGAGCCTGACTTAATGGTGTATGAAGAAGTAGAAAAAGAATTGCCGGTAGGATTGGTTGTAGAAGATGATCCTGAATTGAGAGGATTTATTGTTTCTGTTTTGGAAAAGGATTATACAATTTATGTAGCAGAAAATGGTATAGAAGGAAATTCAAAGGCTGCAGAATTATCCCCTGATTTCATCATAAGTGATATCATGATGCCACATATGGATGGTATAGAAATGCTTAAATTAATCAGGAATAACTTTGCAACCAGCCATATTCCCGTGATTTTGCTTAGTGCAAAAACCGCAATTGAAAGTAAATTGGAAGGAATGGAATATGGTGCTGATGATTATATAACCAAGCCATTTAATGTGAGTTTTTTACAAGCACGGGTTAAGAATGTTTTGAAGCAGCGTGTACGCCTTCAGAATTTGTATTCGACAGGTAACATGACTGAAATTTCAGAAGAAGAACCTTTGCAAATTTCTAATAAGGATCATAAGTTCATGTTTCAGGTGATTAAACTGGTAAAGGAAAATATGTCTAAATCAGATTTTTCAGTTGATGAATTAGGAAGATTAATGTGTATGTCACGAGCCAGTTTCTTTAATAAACTTAAAAGCATTACAGGCGTTTCGCCAGTCGTATTTATTCGCGACATGCGATTGAATGAAGCGGCCGGGCTTATTAAAAACGAAGATCTGCTAATAAAGGAAATTTGTTTTGAAGTTGGTTTTAATGACCTGAAATATTTTGGAAAATGTTTTAGAGCAAAATTTAACCATACACCTGCAGAATATAGAAGACAGTTTCGCTAA
- a CDS encoding RagB/SusD family nutrient uptake outer membrane protein → MNKKILLSMLFIFGLCFTGCDDYLDVHPATGFTEAEVFSSESEIQSAVAGIYTLMLTDDAYSNRLAFVFNPNTDVEMSAINTNTVNVNGSDIACFEPKPYWTTLNSTWNAMYKIINLSNDVIQGIENSELYKAASKTEPSKITQMYGEAKTLRAMVYLDMIRIWGDVVFRTTSSTGDEDFRVGVTDRNTILEFLIDDLKSVEPLMQYASALDYGPERASRSFNQGLIGLLALTRGGWTLRPDSDAASIGHMVRGENHELYYDIAIQYLGKVINEGQHDLKLSYRDFWVKQNNWVTPVNDDVIFSLPLLKNTSGEYGYAIGIPIIEGNHPYGSASGSLNLAGTYLYSFDNKDLRRDVTCAPYSYDATLKQVIRLDLAKLAVAKWSKLYETTPLGSTSTKSTGVNYSWMRFADVLLMYAEAVNERFGPRQDAQEALKRVRRRAFSQADWAAKVDGYVASKSNPDLFFQAIMDERAWELGGESKRKFDLARWNKYSEVIYNQYNKFVNWGKVANGAYVPGVDNVPGSVYWKEIPNPDANNPSKIILDIKGIDPVLQAKPAGYTETVFATKWYALNNDTQAYEPNNEIKWSFRGFINFNNAASKSPNDPLRYLCPYPSKVISDHRGAIQNYYGFNY, encoded by the coding sequence ATGAATAAAAAGATATTATTAAGTATGCTATTTATTTTCGGACTCTGTTTTACAGGTTGCGATGATTATTTAGACGTACATCCGGCAACCGGTTTTACCGAGGCTGAAGTTTTTAGTTCTGAAAGTGAAATACAATCGGCTGTTGCAGGGATATATACACTTATGCTGACTGACGATGCGTATTCTAATCGTCTTGCTTTTGTTTTTAATCCAAATACAGATGTAGAGATGTCGGCCATTAATACGAACACAGTTAATGTTAATGGTTCTGATATTGCCTGCTTTGAACCTAAACCGTATTGGACAACTTTGAATTCTACCTGGAATGCGATGTATAAGATTATTAATTTGTCTAATGATGTTATACAGGGAATTGAAAATTCTGAGCTCTATAAAGCAGCCAGTAAGACGGAACCTTCAAAAATTACGCAGATGTATGGAGAAGCTAAAACACTTCGTGCGATGGTATATTTAGATATGATCCGCATTTGGGGAGATGTTGTCTTTCGTACTACATCATCTACCGGTGATGAGGATTTTAGGGTAGGAGTTACGGATAGAAATACAATTCTTGAATTTCTAATAGATGATTTAAAATCAGTTGAGCCGCTAATGCAATATGCAAGTGCACTGGATTACGGCCCTGAACGTGCATCAAGAAGTTTTAATCAGGGCTTAATTGGTTTACTTGCACTTACCCGCGGAGGGTGGACATTACGTCCTGATAGTGATGCTGCCAGTATTGGACACATGGTTCGTGGAGAAAATCATGAATTGTATTATGATATTGCAATTCAATATTTAGGTAAAGTAATTAATGAAGGACAGCATGACCTGAAATTGAGTTACCGTGATTTTTGGGTTAAGCAAAACAACTGGGTAACACCGGTTAATGATGACGTTATATTTTCATTACCATTGTTAAAAAATACCTCGGGTGAATATGGTTATGCTATTGGTATTCCGATAATAGAAGGAAATCATCCTTACGGAAGCGCTTCAGGAAGCCTTAATTTAGCAGGAACCTATTTGTACTCATTTGACAACAAAGATTTGAGGCGAGATGTAACCTGCGCACCTTATTCGTATGATGCAACTCTAAAACAGGTAATTCGTTTGGATCTGGCTAAGCTGGCTGTTGCAAAATGGTCAAAGCTTTATGAGACTACTCCGCTTGGAAGTACGAGTACTAAATCAACAGGTGTCAACTACTCATGGATGCGATTTGCAGATGTACTGTTGATGTATGCAGAAGCGGTAAACGAACGATTTGGTCCTCGTCAGGATGCTCAGGAAGCTTTAAAAAGAGTGCGCCGCAGAGCATTCAGTCAGGCAGACTGGGCAGCAAAAGTAGATGGTTACGTAGCTTCCAAATCAAATCCTGATTTATTTTTCCAGGCTATTATGGACGAACGTGCCTGGGAGCTTGGCGGTGAAAGCAAGCGTAAGTTTGACTTAGCACGCTGGAATAAATATAGTGAAGTAATTTATAACCAATACAACAAATTTGTGAACTGGGGCAAAGTAGCCAATGGTGCTTATGTGCCTGGTGTAGATAATGTTCCGGGAAGTGTTTACTGGAAAGAGATTCCAAATCCGGACGCTAATAACCCAAGTAAAATAATTTTAGATATCAAAGGAATTGATCCGGTTTTACAAGCTAAACCAGCAGGATATACAGAGACAGTTTTTGCAACAAAATGGTATGCCTTAAATAATGATACTCAGGCTTATGAGCCAAATAACGAAATTAAATGGAGTTTTAGAGGTTTTATAAACTTCAACAATGCTGCAAGTAAATCTCCTAATGACCCATTACGTTATTTATGTCCTTATCCTTCTAAAGTGATTTCGGATCATCGTGGAGCTATTCAGAATTATTATGGTTTTAACTATTAA
- a CDS encoding SusC/RagA family TonB-linked outer membrane protein — MSTLIVLFLTISGYAQEITVTGVVRDKMGSIPGATIIVKNEKANTTSDFDGKFSIKVTNPKTAVLVVKFIGLEDITVPLNGRTSGINIEMKESTSELNEVVVIGYGTQKRGNLTGAVSSIKGTALEKVPTSSVAEALVGKLPGVQITSADGSPGSEIMIRIRGGGSITQDNSPLILVDGFEVATLNDIPPTDIESVEVLKDAASTAIYGARGANGVILVTTKTPKVGKVSVNINSYMQIKTLANRLDVMDPYEYVIMQYEYEKGKTSNPTAFYNRYGQANEMYIYKGDKGTDWQDEIFGSNPITKYLDFSMNGGNEKTKFKFAITNQDQPGVLIGTGLKQTNMNLTLNTKLSDKFTFEFQSRFINQTIEGSGTEGVSLLSAIRQAPTLGLQDYMTLPEDDTYFDPEDYEPVKRFNPIQEAERNYRNRTKRTFNTVGALSWNIMKGLSLRSSFGFEYQYEEDGRFWGLETGTANANGGLPVVGWQMTQSPRTQLNNVLSYNFKINTLHDFQVMVGQEMKDQRSFSKTYTTRYFPESISAEKALDNLALGTPFQNSSKEGSPNKISSFFGRVNYGFDDRYLATFTIRADGSTKFGPDNRWGIFPAAAFAWRMSNEKFLKESTTISNLKLRLSYGVSGNDRIDGDLYAKYYGVSQDKSVGWGEESHYYYNFYNPNGKVTYLNNPNVKWETTYTANFGVDFGFFKERITGNIDIYQNTVKDLLVPSDIPGSSGFSKIMTNVGQTSNKGIEFAINANVVQQKDFHLDVNFNIGYNKNKIDALSTGENEWILSSGWAGTQLLNDDDYRAYVGGTKGLIYGFVNDGFYTMDDFDSFDPLTKTWKLKEGVANSKNLSGDPRPGNAKFKKLTPVDPSDSNTYVIGANDRKVIGDTNPKYSGGFGLNAVWKNFDLSTFFNFVYGFDVFNANKVMMTSWYQNVQNNLGMEVSLENRWRNFDDMGNDLRYSPALLADFNKDATMWNPTSIGRPIASSYAVEKGSFLRLNTLSLGYTIPLNVTQKLTFNKVRLYVTGTNLFVWTNYSGYDPEVNLSTGLTPNVDYNAYPRTRNYTLGAQLSF, encoded by the coding sequence ATGAGCACATTAATCGTCTTGTTCCTGACGATTAGCGGTTATGCTCAGGAAATAACTGTGACGGGAGTTGTGAGAGATAAAATGGGCTCGATTCCAGGCGCAACAATTATTGTAAAAAATGAAAAAGCAAATACTACCAGTGATTTTGATGGAAAATTTTCTATTAAAGTAACCAACCCTAAAACAGCTGTTTTGGTGGTTAAGTTTATTGGTCTTGAAGACATTACCGTACCATTAAATGGTCGTACATCAGGAATTAATATCGAGATGAAAGAATCGACAAGCGAATTGAATGAAGTAGTAGTAATTGGTTACGGGACACAAAAACGTGGAAACCTGACGGGTGCGGTTTCGAGTATAAAAGGAACAGCATTAGAAAAAGTTCCAACCAGTTCTGTAGCGGAAGCTTTGGTTGGTAAATTACCTGGTGTTCAGATTACTTCGGCTGATGGTTCTCCTGGTTCTGAAATCATGATACGAATTCGTGGTGGAGGTTCTATTACCCAGGACAATTCGCCTTTAATTTTGGTTGATGGATTTGAAGTGGCTACCCTAAATGATATTCCGCCAACGGATATCGAATCTGTGGAAGTATTAAAAGATGCCGCATCTACGGCTATATATGGTGCGCGTGGTGCTAATGGAGTTATTTTAGTAACTACAAAAACACCTAAAGTAGGAAAGGTTTCTGTCAATATAAATAGTTATATGCAAATAAAAACATTGGCGAACCGTCTGGATGTAATGGACCCGTACGAATATGTTATAATGCAGTATGAGTATGAAAAAGGAAAAACCTCAAATCCAACTGCTTTTTACAACCGTTACGGACAGGCCAATGAAATGTATATTTATAAAGGCGATAAAGGAACAGACTGGCAGGACGAGATTTTTGGAAGCAATCCAATTACTAAATACCTGGACTTTAGTATGAATGGGGGTAATGAAAAAACAAAATTTAAGTTTGCAATAACGAATCAGGATCAGCCAGGAGTTTTAATAGGAACCGGTTTAAAACAAACCAACATGAATCTAACACTTAATACGAAACTGTCTGATAAGTTTACTTTTGAATTCCAGTCCCGTTTCATAAACCAAACAATTGAAGGATCAGGTACCGAAGGAGTTAGTTTGCTTAGCGCAATACGTCAGGCACCTACACTTGGTTTACAGGATTACATGACATTACCTGAAGATGATACTTATTTTGATCCGGAAGATTATGAGCCTGTTAAACGTTTCAATCCAATACAGGAAGCTGAAAGGAATTATCGTAATCGTACTAAACGTACATTTAATACAGTTGGAGCCTTAAGCTGGAATATTATGAAAGGCTTGAGTCTTCGCAGCTCATTCGGTTTTGAATACCAGTATGAAGAAGATGGCCGTTTTTGGGGTCTGGAAACTGGGACTGCAAATGCTAATGGCGGTCTCCCGGTAGTTGGCTGGCAAATGACACAAAGTCCTCGAACACAATTAAACAATGTTTTGAGTTATAATTTTAAAATTAATACGCTTCATGATTTTCAGGTTATGGTGGGTCAGGAAATGAAAGATCAGAGGAGTTTTAGTAAAACGTATACTACGCGTTATTTTCCTGAAAGTATAAGTGCAGAAAAAGCATTAGATAATCTTGCTTTGGGAACACCTTTCCAAAACAGTTCAAAAGAAGGTTCACCTAATAAAATCTCATCATTCTTCGGTCGTGTAAATTATGGTTTTGATGACAGGTATCTGGCAACATTTACGATTCGTGCAGATGGTTCCACAAAGTTTGGTCCTGATAACCGATGGGGAATATTTCCGGCTGCAGCATTTGCCTGGAGAATGTCAAATGAGAAATTCTTAAAAGAAAGTACAACCATTTCTAATTTAAAATTACGTTTAAGTTATGGAGTTTCGGGTAATGACCGAATTGATGGCGATTTGTATGCGAAATATTATGGCGTTTCACAAGACAAATCAGTAGGTTGGGGTGAAGAAAGTCATTATTACTATAATTTTTATAATCCTAATGGTAAAGTGACTTATTTAAATAATCCTAATGTAAAATGGGAAACAACTTACACTGCAAACTTTGGTGTTGATTTTGGATTTTTTAAAGAAAGAATTACAGGTAATATTGACATCTACCAAAATACGGTTAAAGATTTATTAGTGCCTTCTGATATTCCCGGATCATCAGGTTTTAGTAAAATCATGACCAACGTAGGGCAGACATCTAATAAAGGAATTGAATTTGCCATTAATGCTAATGTAGTGCAGCAAAAAGATTTTCATCTGGATGTAAATTTCAATATTGGATATAATAAGAATAAAATTGATGCGCTTTCAACAGGAGAGAATGAATGGATTCTTAGTTCAGGATGGGCAGGAACACAATTGTTAAATGATGATGATTATCGTGCCTATGTTGGAGGCACTAAAGGTTTGATTTATGGTTTTGTTAATGATGGTTTTTATACTATGGATGATTTCGATTCATTTGATCCATTAACAAAAACATGGAAACTGAAAGAAGGTGTCGCAAACTCCAAAAACCTGTCAGGTGATCCGCGCCCCGGAAATGCTAAATTTAAAAAATTAACGCCTGTTGATCCATCAGATTCCAATACGTATGTAATTGGTGCAAACGACAGGAAAGTTATTGGTGATACTAACCCAAAATATTCAGGAGGTTTTGGACTGAATGCAGTATGGAAAAATTTTGATTTGTCTACTTTTTTCAATTTTGTATATGGGTTTGATGTTTTCAACGCAAACAAAGTCATGATGACTTCCTGGTATCAGAATGTCCAGAATAATTTAGGGATGGAAGTTTCGTTGGAGAATCGTTGGAGAAATTTTGATGATATGGGGAACGATTTACGTTATTCACCAGCATTATTAGCCGACTTTAATAAAGATGCTACGATGTGGAATCCAACTTCAATTGGCCGTCCTATTGCTTCGTCTTATGCAGTTGAAAAAGGTTCTTTCCTGCGACTGAACACCCTTTCTTTAGGATATACAATTCCTTTAAATGTAACTCAGAAATTAACATTTAATAAAGTTCGTCTGTATGTAACGGGTACTAATTTATTTGTTTGGACGAATTACTCAGGCTATGATCCTGAAGTTAATCTGTCAACGGGATTAACACCTAACGTTGATTACAATGCATATCCAAGAACAAGGAACTACACCTTAGGAGCTCAGTTATCATTTTAA